One stretch of Vicia villosa cultivar HV-30 ecotype Madison, WI unplaced genomic scaffold, Vvil1.0 ctg.004575F_1_1, whole genome shotgun sequence DNA includes these proteins:
- the LOC131642166 gene encoding probable aspartic proteinase GIP2, whose translation MASSSSSVIIHFFILSLSLFSLSSLSASSQPHSFILPIRKDPSTNLFYTSLGIGTPRTNFNLAIDLGGENLWYDCDTHYNSSSYTPIHCDSKQCPEIGCMGCNGPFKPGCTNNTCPSPALNSFAKFIYGGGLGQDFIFISQTKVSGLLSSCIDTDSFPSFTGNESALNGLPKNTKGIIGLSRSNLSLPKQLALKNKLPPRFSLCLPSSNKQGYTNLLAGSDDKFSKFVQTTPLIVNPFSTGPVSVKGVSSNEYFIDVKAVKIDGQVLNLKPSLLSLNKKGNGGTKISTLTPFTELHTTVYKPFIRDFLKKASDRKLKRVKSVAPFEACFDSTSIVKSLPRVDLVLQKDVQWTIHETNLLVNVRKNVACVGIVDGGTESRMSFTKPSIVIGGHQLVDNLLVFDLSSSKLSFSSSLLVHNASCS comes from the coding sequence atggcttcttcttcttcttctgttatCATCCATTTCTTCATCTTATCACTATCCCTTTTCTCACTTTCTTCCTTATCAGCATCCTCTCAACCCCACTCCTTCATTCTTCCCATCAGAAAAGACCCATCAACCAACCTCTTCTACACATCACTCGGCATAGGAACTCCTAGAACAAATTTCAATCTAGCCATTGATCTTGGAGGAGAAAATCTCTGGTATGACTGTGACACTCACTACAACTCATCCTCCTACACTCCTATTCATTGTGACTCCAAGCAATGTCCTGAAATTGGATGCATGGGCTGCAATGGCCCCTTCAAACCAGGTTGCACTAACAACACATGTCCTTCTCCTGCACTAAACTCATTCGCCAAATTCATTTACGGTGGTGGCCTTGGTCAAGATTTCATTTTCATTTCTCAAACCAAAGTTTCTGGCTTGCTTTCAAGCTGCATTGACACTGATTCATTCCCATCATTCACTGGCAATGAGTCAGCACTTAATGGCTTACCAAAAAACACCAAAGGAATCATTGGTCTTTCAAGATCAAACCTTTCATTACCCAAACAGCTTGCTTTGAAAAACAAACTTCCACCCAGATTCTCTCTTTGTTTgccttcttcaaataaacaaggaTACACTAACTTGCTTGCTGGATCAGATGATAAATTctccaaatttgttcaaactacaCCACTCATTGTGAACCCTTTTTCAACAGGTCCTGTTTCTGTTAAAGGTGTTTCTTCAAATGAGTATTTCATTGATGTGAAAGCTGTTAAGATTGATGGACAAGTTTTGAACTTGAAGCCTTCTTTGTTGTCCCTTAACAAAAAAGGAAATGGTGGCACCAAAATCAGTACATTAACTCCTTTCACTGAATTGCACACAACAGTTTACAAGCCCTTTATTCGAGATTTCCTCAAGAAAGCTTCAGATAGGAAACTAAAGAGAGTGAAATCAGTGGCACCATTTGAGGCATGTTTTGACTCAACCAGCATTGTAAAATCTCTACCAAGAGTTGATCTTGTTCTTCAAAAGGATGTGCAGTGGACTATTCATGAAACCAATTTGTTGGTTAATGTAAGGAAAAATGTAGCATGTGTTGGAATTGTTGATGGAGGGACAGAGTCAAGGATGTCTTTTACAAAACCTTCAATTGTTATTGGTGGACATCAATTGGTGGACAATCTTCTGGTGTTTGATCTATCTTCCTCAAAGTTGAGCTTTAGTTCTTCACTTTTGGTCCACAATGCAAGTTGTTCCTAA
- the LOC131642167 gene encoding probable aspartic proteinase GIP2, whose amino-acid sequence MASLSIFLPLFFSLLSVTSSSPNSLLLPITKDPTTQQYLTTISHGTPFVSTNVVVDLSGSGFWLDCSSRKSSSSLRTIPHRSLQCLTAKTHSQTWPIDQDQHTPCEILPKNTITGKSASEGVLVEDVMKLKSTKDSIFDFLFTCSSSLLLNGLSNDAKGIVGFGRSRTSFSSQFFNSVDSRRKITFCLSSSSGVVLLGQNNFLESEIFRSLTFTPLVTNQNNEYFINVNSIKIGGKKVSFNTPSLSQKGSGYGYDGTKLSSVVPYTTMQSSIYSNFKSAFLKAALSMNMSRVASSVSPFDVCFDSRGVDESQSGPIVPVVDFVLQSEMVKWRIHGRNSMVRVNDDVMCLGILDGGDEQKNPIVIGGYQMEDVLVQLDLDSSMVGFSSSLLIKDSSCSKFRFGSKDVQFQSS is encoded by the coding sequence aTGGCTTCTCTCTCTATTTTCCttcctctctttttctctctcctctCCGTTACTTCTTCCTCTCCAAATTCCCTCCTCCTCCCCATCACAAAAGACCCCACAACACAACAATACTTGACAACAATTTCTCATGGTACACCTTTTGTCTCCACCAACGTTGTTGTTGACCTCAGTGGTTCAGGTTTCTGGCTAGATTGTTCTTCCAGAaaatcttcttcctctctccgtaCAATTCCTCACCGTTCTCTTCAATGTCTCACCGCAAAAACCCACTCCCAAACATGGCCTATAGATCAAGATCAACACACCCCTTGTGAAATTCTTCCCAAAAACACCATCACAGGTAAATCAGCATCTGAAGGAGTTCTTGTTGAAGATGTTATGAAACTGAAGTCAACCAAAGATTCAATTTTTGACTTTCTATTCACCTGTTCATCTTCTCTTCTGTTGAATGGGTTATCTAATGATGCTAAAGGCATTGTTGGGTTTGGTAGATCTAGAACTTCTTTCTCATCACAGTTTTTCAACTCAGTTGATTCACGAAGAAAAATCACTTTTtgtctctcttcttcttctggGGTAGTTCTACTTGGTCAAAACAACTTTTTAGAATCTGAAATTTTCAGATCTTTAACGTTTACACCACTtgtcaccaaccaaaacaatgaATATTTCATCAACGTTAACTCCATCAAAATCGGTGGCAAAAAGGTTTCTTTCAACACTCCATCTTTGTCTCAAAAGGGTTCTGGTTATGGTTATGATGGAACTAAGCTGAGTTCTGTTGTGCCTTACACAACCATGCAAAGTTCAATCTATTCAAATTTCAAAAGTGCTTTCTTAAAAGCTGCTTTATCTATGAACATGTCTAGAGTAGCTTCATCAGTGTCTCCGTTTGATGTTTGTTTTGATTCTAGAGGAGTTGATGAGTCACAAAGTGGTCCTATTGTGCCTGTTGTTGATTTTGTGCTGCAAAGTGAGATGGTGAAATGGAGAATTCATGGAAGAAACTCAATGGTGAGAGTGAATGATGATGTTATGTGTTTGGGAATTTTGGATGGTGGTGATGAACAGAAGAATCCTATAGTGATTGGAGGGTATCAAATGGAAGATGTTTTGGTTCAACTAGATTTGGATAGTTCTATGGTTGGATTTAGTTCTTCACTTTTGATTAAGGATTCTAGTTGTTCTAAATTTAGATTTGGGTCAAAGGATGTTCAATTTCAATCTAGTTGA